One stretch of Amycolatopsis tolypomycina DNA includes these proteins:
- a CDS encoding diaminopimelate epimerase — protein sequence MSPPAVDRGPRYAKGFCGGNDFVLLIDPDDDVRLTGNAVRGLCDRYRGLGGDGVLRLVRTEFADPALAADAEWYMDCRNPDGTVAPMCGPGLGLIARYLLDAGLIAPGEVWIGTQVGAKRTVIDDAGTTSVELLPPEFLGSSSVRLGGREYPGSVISLGNLHLVCFVTAPVETLDFSAEPVLADGFGAADLDITWANVLADGRLRTRVYEPGTGEMRSCGTAVCAAAAARQRAAGAWGTTVVDTDAGPLSVTLRGHGKTVFTGSASVAALGTLDAGWITSLDKEFQ from the coding sequence GTGTCCCCGCCGGCGGTTGACCGGGGGCCGCGGTACGCGAAGGGCTTCTGCGGCGGGAACGACTTCGTGCTGCTCATCGACCCGGACGACGACGTCCGGCTGACCGGGAACGCCGTGCGCGGCCTGTGCGACCGCTACCGCGGCCTCGGCGGCGACGGCGTGCTCCGGCTGGTGCGCACCGAGTTCGCCGACCCGGCACTGGCCGCGGACGCCGAGTGGTACATGGACTGCCGCAACCCGGACGGCACGGTGGCGCCCATGTGCGGCCCGGGCCTGGGGCTGATCGCGCGTTACCTGCTCGACGCCGGCCTGATCGCGCCGGGCGAGGTGTGGATCGGGACGCAGGTCGGCGCGAAGCGGACCGTCATCGACGACGCCGGCACCACGTCGGTCGAGCTGCTGCCGCCGGAGTTCCTCGGCTCGTCGTCGGTCCGCCTCGGCGGCCGCGAGTACCCGGGCAGCGTCATCTCGCTCGGCAACCTGCACCTCGTGTGCTTCGTGACGGCGCCGGTCGAGACGCTCGACTTCTCGGCCGAGCCCGTGCTGGCCGATGGGTTCGGCGCCGCCGACCTCGACATCACCTGGGCCAACGTGCTGGCCGACGGCCGGCTGCGCACCCGGGTGTACGAACCGGGCACCGGCGAAATGCGGTCGTGCGGCACGGCCGTGTGCGCGGCCGCGGCGGCCCGGCAGCGGGCGGCGGGCGCCTGGGGCACGACGGTCGTCGACACCGACGCCGGGCCCCTGTCGGTCACCCTCCGCGGGCACGGCAAGACCGTGTTCACCGGTTCGGCCAGCGTCGCCGCGCTGGGGACCCTCGACGCCGGCTGGATCACTTCTCTGGACAAGGAGTTTCAATGA
- a CDS encoding amidohydrolase family protein produces MIIDVHGHIISAEAAERAPMPRSLVDVEGMIEAKAAAGIELTIVGSPSGARTMAPADRFAGYRQPFGYQQPFDQLRALHDWLGETVQKWWRHLRAYVYCDVFGDEKSIAAAAATLREPGFVGLIANFSADAEYLDSPRADAFFAMAEEAGVPILLHAGPMPASCRDIANYGLLEIFGRPCDATLGLAALVLSGRLERHPSLKFISANSGGAFSLFADRIDWAVRPRHWDDRSTQDRGEDDAAGAPVPELHRTASSSRPSELAARLYVDTTFDHPSLHEANLRLLGPQHIVFGTDAPPIPVKFADKVQAVRDLPIGEAEVQDILAGNALRLFDLTDFLEARASAEERRVPAGG; encoded by the coding sequence ATGATCATCGACGTCCACGGGCACATCATCTCCGCGGAAGCGGCCGAGCGCGCCCCGATGCCCCGCAGCCTGGTCGACGTGGAAGGCATGATCGAAGCGAAGGCGGCCGCCGGCATCGAGCTGACCATCGTCGGCAGCCCGAGCGGCGCGCGGACCATGGCACCCGCGGACCGGTTCGCCGGCTACCGGCAGCCGTTCGGCTACCAGCAGCCGTTCGACCAGCTGCGCGCCCTGCACGACTGGCTCGGCGAGACCGTGCAGAAGTGGTGGCGGCACCTGCGTGCCTACGTCTACTGCGACGTGTTCGGCGACGAGAAGAGCATTGCCGCCGCGGCGGCAACGCTGCGCGAACCCGGTTTCGTCGGGCTCATCGCGAACTTCAGCGCGGACGCGGAGTACCTCGACTCCCCGCGCGCCGACGCCTTCTTCGCCATGGCCGAAGAGGCCGGCGTGCCGATCCTGCTGCACGCCGGGCCGATGCCCGCGAGCTGCCGGGACATCGCGAACTACGGACTGCTGGAGATCTTCGGCCGGCCGTGCGACGCGACACTCGGTCTCGCCGCCCTCGTCCTGTCCGGACGGCTGGAACGCCACCCGTCGCTCAAGTTCATCTCGGCGAACTCCGGCGGCGCGTTCAGCCTGTTCGCCGACCGCATCGACTGGGCGGTCCGGCCCCGGCACTGGGACGACCGGTCCACTCAGGACCGTGGCGAGGACGACGCCGCGGGCGCCCCGGTCCCGGAGCTGCACCGGACGGCGTCGTCCTCGCGGCCCAGCGAACTGGCCGCGCGCCTGTACGTCGACACCACCTTCGACCACCCCAGCCTGCACGAGGCGAACCTGCGCCTGCTCGGCCCGCAGCACATCGTCTTCGGCACCGACGCGCCGCCGATCCCGGTCAAGTTCGCGGACAAGGTCCAGGCGGTGCGCGACCTCCCGATCGGCGAAGCCGAGGTCCAGGACATCCTCGCCGGGAACGCGCTGCGGCTGTTCGACCTCACGGACTTCCTCGAAGCCCGTGCATCCGCCGAGGAGCGCCGTGTCCCCGCCGGCGGTTGA
- a CDS encoding SchA/CurD-like domain-containing protein, with product MTQVAAIAWTFRRECKNEVEDLLLRYPPPDSLEITDDAGTVVGRMLATAVFVRDNLVVRVMEFEGPLPELLRQKSMESTHAEIDRALQQYLEKPADLTTPEGFRTFFADTAMRCLYFRKPALDPTGAPAR from the coding sequence ATGACGCAGGTTGCGGCGATAGCATGGACGTTTCGCCGGGAATGCAAGAACGAAGTCGAGGACCTGCTCCTCCGGTATCCGCCGCCGGACTCGCTGGAAATAACCGACGACGCCGGCACCGTGGTCGGCCGCATGCTGGCGACCGCCGTTTTCGTGCGCGACAACCTCGTCGTCCGCGTCATGGAGTTCGAAGGCCCGCTGCCCGAGCTGCTGCGCCAGAAGTCGATGGAGTCGACGCACGCCGAGATCGACCGCGCGCTCCAGCAGTACCTCGAGAAGCCCGCCGACCTCACCACCCCCGAGGGGTTCCGGACCTTCTTCGCGGACACCGCGATGCGCTGCCTGTACTTCCGCAAGCCCGCACTGGACCCGACGGGAGCGCCGGCCCGATGA
- a CDS encoding non-ribosomal peptide synthetase yields MPRTLHALWEHTVRRHRRGTALVAGGEVLSYDEVNTRANRLARLLADHGAGPERVVALALPRSAEMVTGVLAVAKAGAAFLPVDVSYPAERIAPMLTDAAPVVVCTTRAGAADLPETGVPVVVLDDDGASAALERRPGTDLTDADRTGPLSVANLAYVIHTSGSTGRPKGVAVTHAGLAGLARAKVAAMRVTADSRVLQFASPSFDAFLTELLAAFTTGAALVVPSAPTLAGEVLEAAMLGGRVTHAVLPPTAVATLTPGTFPALETLVVAGEACPPELVARWAPHCRVLNAYGPTEGTVCATMTGPLRPGEPVTIGTPIAGVSVYVLDGELSPVPDGEIGELYLGGAGLARGYLGRPALTAERFVADPFSTAGARMYRTGDLASRRADGAFLFHGRVDDQVKLRGFRIELGEVEAVLARHPGVGQAAAVVRDDRVAGRQLVVHVVPARGSAPSADELRAHALRYLPAHMVPAAYPTLDAMPVLPNGKVDRAALRDREVRGGAAGRPPETAAEKAIYLIFRELFGDAPIDAGSNFFELGGTSILAIDVILRAQEAGLELSPRSVIDNPTLEALAAAARSEP; encoded by the coding sequence GTGCCCCGCACCCTGCACGCATTGTGGGAGCACACGGTGCGGCGGCACCGGCGCGGGACCGCGCTGGTCGCCGGCGGCGAAGTCCTTTCCTACGACGAGGTGAACACCCGGGCGAACCGGCTGGCCCGGCTGCTGGCCGACCACGGTGCCGGCCCCGAACGCGTGGTGGCGCTGGCGCTGCCGCGGTCGGCGGAGATGGTGACGGGGGTGCTGGCCGTGGCCAAGGCCGGGGCCGCCTTCCTGCCCGTCGACGTCTCCTACCCGGCCGAGCGGATCGCCCCGATGCTGACCGACGCCGCACCCGTGGTGGTGTGCACGACGCGGGCCGGTGCCGCGGACCTCCCCGAAACCGGCGTGCCGGTGGTGGTGCTCGACGACGACGGGGCGTCCGCGGCGCTGGAGAGGCGTCCCGGCACGGACCTGACCGACGCCGACCGCACCGGACCCCTGTCCGTGGCGAACCTCGCCTACGTGATCCACACGTCCGGCTCGACGGGACGGCCCAAGGGGGTCGCGGTGACCCACGCCGGGCTGGCCGGGCTGGCGCGCGCCAAGGTCGCGGCGATGCGGGTCACCGCGGACAGCCGGGTCCTGCAGTTCGCCTCGCCGAGCTTCGACGCGTTCCTGACCGAACTGCTGGCGGCGTTCACCACCGGCGCCGCGCTGGTCGTCCCGTCGGCGCCGACGCTGGCCGGCGAGGTGCTCGAGGCGGCGATGCTGGGCGGGCGCGTCACGCACGCGGTGCTGCCGCCGACCGCGGTCGCGACGCTGACCCCGGGCACCTTCCCCGCGCTGGAGACGCTGGTCGTCGCCGGGGAGGCGTGCCCGCCGGAGCTCGTCGCGCGGTGGGCGCCGCACTGCCGGGTGCTCAACGCCTACGGGCCGACCGAGGGCACGGTGTGCGCCACCATGACCGGGCCGCTGCGGCCGGGCGAGCCGGTGACCATCGGCACCCCGATCGCCGGGGTCTCGGTGTACGTCCTCGACGGCGAGCTGAGCCCGGTGCCCGACGGGGAAATCGGGGAGCTGTACCTCGGCGGCGCGGGCCTGGCCCGGGGGTACCTCGGCCGGCCCGCGCTGACCGCCGAGCGGTTCGTCGCCGACCCGTTTTCGACGGCGGGCGCCCGGATGTACCGCACCGGTGACCTCGCCTCGCGCCGCGCCGACGGTGCCTTCCTGTTCCACGGCCGCGTCGACGACCAGGTCAAGCTCCGCGGGTTCCGGATCGAGCTCGGCGAGGTCGAGGCCGTGCTGGCCCGGCACCCGGGCGTCGGCCAGGCCGCCGCCGTGGTCCGGGACGACCGGGTCGCCGGCCGGCAGCTGGTCGTGCACGTGGTCCCGGCGCGGGGCAGTGCGCCTTCGGCGGACGAGCTGCGGGCGCACGCGCTGCGGTACCTGCCCGCCCACATGGTCCCGGCCGCATACCCGACGTTGGACGCGATGCCGGTGCTGCCCAACGGAAAGGTCGACCGGGCCGCGCTCCGCGACCGGGAGGTCCGCGGGGGAGCGGCGGGCCGGCCGCCGGAAACCGCGGCCGAGAAGGCGATCTACCTGATCTTCCGCGAGCTCTTCGGGGACGCGCCGATCGACGCCGGGAGCAACTTCTTCGAGCTCGGCGGCACCAGCATCCTCGCCATCGACGTGATCCTGCGCGCCCAGGAGGCCGGGCTGGAGCTCTCGCCGCGGAGCGTGATCGACAACCCGACCCTCGAGGCGCTGGCCGCCGCCGCCCGGAGCGAACCATGA
- a CDS encoding cytochrome P450: MTTRPIADPAALDELDLASPTLHAEHELGAVWRHLRTHDPVYWQPPRGTQRGFWAITRYADVNQVYQDKAHFGVENGNALATLLHGGDSASGVMLAVTDGDRHDKVRGVLKKGFSKRMLDLIGHSLQETVDGLLLDALEKGDCDAARDVSSNVPLGAICDLLEIPDGDRKYLLDLTAHAWSSDYADEPPEESWVAKNEILLYFSRLAKARRGATGDDMVTLLANCHVDGLPLNQAELMANCYGLMIGGDETGRHAITGTILALIENPDQWRALKNGDVDLATATEEALRWTVPSLHGGRTATADVVVGGRQIRAGDVVSVWISSANRDETVFAGPDRFDLARTPNHHFTFAYGSHYCLGHYLGRMEVRAVLDGLRRLVSRIEQTGDEKWIYSSILHGMSSLPVKFTA, from the coding sequence ATGACGACACGACCGATCGCCGACCCCGCCGCGCTCGACGAGCTCGACCTGGCGTCGCCGACGTTGCACGCCGAGCACGAGCTGGGCGCGGTGTGGCGGCACCTGCGCACCCACGACCCGGTGTACTGGCAGCCCCCGCGTGGCACGCAACGCGGGTTCTGGGCGATCACCCGGTACGCCGACGTCAACCAGGTGTACCAGGACAAGGCGCACTTCGGCGTGGAGAACGGCAACGCGCTGGCCACCCTGCTGCACGGCGGCGACTCGGCGTCGGGGGTGATGCTGGCGGTGACCGACGGCGACCGCCACGACAAGGTCCGCGGGGTGCTGAAGAAGGGCTTTTCCAAGCGGATGCTCGACCTCATCGGGCATTCGCTGCAGGAGACCGTGGACGGCCTGCTGCTGGACGCGCTCGAAAAGGGCGACTGCGACGCCGCCCGTGACGTCTCGTCCAACGTCCCGCTCGGGGCGATCTGCGACCTGCTGGAGATCCCCGACGGCGACCGCAAGTACCTGCTCGACCTGACCGCGCACGCCTGGAGCTCCGACTACGCCGACGAGCCGCCCGAGGAGAGCTGGGTCGCCAAGAACGAGATCCTGCTGTACTTCAGCAGGCTGGCCAAGGCGCGCCGCGGCGCCACGGGCGACGACATGGTCACCTTGCTCGCCAACTGCCACGTCGACGGGCTGCCGCTCAACCAGGCCGAGCTGATGGCGAACTGCTACGGCCTGATGATCGGCGGCGACGAGACCGGACGGCACGCGATCACCGGCACCATCCTGGCCCTGATCGAAAACCCGGACCAGTGGCGGGCGCTGAAGAACGGCGACGTCGACCTCGCCACCGCCACCGAGGAGGCGCTGCGCTGGACGGTGCCGTCCCTGCACGGCGGCCGGACGGCGACCGCGGACGTGGTGGTCGGTGGCCGGCAGATCCGGGCGGGTGACGTCGTCAGCGTGTGGATCTCCTCGGCCAACCGGGACGAGACCGTGTTCGCCGGCCCGGACCGGTTCGACCTCGCCCGGACCCCGAACCACCACTTCACCTTCGCCTACGGCTCGCACTACTGCCTCGGGCACTACCTCGGGCGGATGGAGGTGCGGGCGGTGCTCGACGGGTTGCGCCGGCTGGTGTCCCGGATCGAGCAGACCGGCGACGAGAAGTGGATCTACTCCAGCATCCTGCACGGGATGAGCTCGCTGCCGGTCAAGTTCACCGCATGA
- a CDS encoding SDR family oxidoreductase: MSVALVTGAAGGIGAVTAQLLAAGGFRVVAVDRDEDGVAGTVAAIRALGGAATGLGCDVTSAGQVTSTVNRAERESGPVDVLVNCAGVTRDRLLLTMTDEEWDTAVDVNLGGTIRCSRVVSERMKRRRRGHIVNFSSVAADGNAGQANYATAKAAVTGFTRALAAELGPFGVTVNAVAPGFVATAMVAELADRLAVDRQAFLDRAGAATALGRVGSAADIAGVVAFLAGPGAGYVTGQTVYATGGDR, translated from the coding sequence ATGAGCGTGGCTCTGGTGACCGGTGCTGCGGGCGGGATCGGCGCGGTCACCGCGCAACTGCTCGCGGCCGGCGGGTTCCGGGTCGTCGCGGTCGACCGCGACGAGGACGGTGTCGCCGGCACGGTGGCCGCGATCCGCGCGCTCGGCGGCGCCGCCACCGGCCTCGGCTGCGACGTCACTTCGGCCGGCCAGGTGACGAGCACGGTGAACCGGGCGGAGCGCGAGTCCGGGCCCGTCGACGTGCTGGTGAACTGCGCCGGCGTCACCCGCGACCGGTTGCTGCTGACCATGACCGACGAGGAGTGGGACACCGCGGTCGACGTCAACCTCGGCGGCACGATCCGCTGCTCGCGCGTCGTCAGCGAACGCATGAAGCGGCGGCGGCGCGGCCACATCGTCAACTTCAGCTCCGTCGCCGCGGACGGCAACGCGGGCCAGGCGAACTACGCGACCGCGAAGGCCGCCGTCACGGGCTTCACCCGGGCGCTCGCCGCGGAGCTCGGCCCGTTCGGCGTCACGGTGAACGCCGTGGCGCCGGGCTTCGTCGCGACGGCGATGGTGGCCGAGCTGGCCGACCGGCTCGCCGTCGACCGGCAGGCGTTCCTCGACCGCGCGGGGGCGGCAACCGCGCTCGGGCGCGTCGGCTCGGCCGCGGACATCGCCGGTGTCGTGGCGTTCCTCGCCGGCCCGGGCGCGGGCTACGTCACCGGGCAGACGGTCTACGCGACGGGAGGCGACCGGTGA
- a CDS encoding MarR family winged helix-turn-helix transcriptional regulator → MSSDKPPTGAQLGDALMRTTHALRRFAGQPYQQRGWSPSRVLLMLAVQEAGNPRMGDLKDRLGVTGRSITSLVDGVEEEGLLQRVGDPGDRRSTRLEITAKGREHLGEIKALHEAHAELTFGILTDAERATLLDVLARLREHVAGRLGPFSSPGPGDHRSPPVA, encoded by the coding sequence GTGTCAAGCGACAAACCGCCGACCGGGGCCCAGCTGGGTGACGCGCTGATGCGCACCACGCACGCGTTGCGCCGCTTCGCCGGGCAGCCGTACCAGCAGCGGGGCTGGTCCCCGTCGCGCGTCCTGCTGATGCTCGCCGTCCAGGAGGCCGGGAACCCGCGGATGGGTGACCTCAAGGACCGCCTCGGCGTCACCGGCCGGTCGATCACGTCCCTGGTGGACGGGGTCGAGGAGGAAGGCCTGCTGCAGCGGGTCGGCGACCCCGGTGACCGCCGGTCGACCCGGCTCGAGATCACCGCGAAGGGCCGGGAACACCTCGGCGAGATCAAGGCCCTGCACGAGGCACACGCCGAGCTGACCTTCGGCATCCTCACCGACGCCGAGCGCGCCACCCTGCTCGACGTGCTCGCCCGGCTGCGCGAGCACGTCGCGGGCCGGCTGGGCCCCTTCAGCTCACCCGGACCCGGCGATCACCGGTCGCCTCCCGTCGCGTAG
- a CDS encoding MFS transporter — MKKSWFSRNYKLQMAGAIISALGTSAAPVAMAFAILDTGGSGTAVGLVSAAGTVPAVLFFVIGGVVADRLPRHLVIVATNVVSTVAQGLFALVVFLDSIKLWELVAFSAANGLAMAFRMPATEGLLMRSVDREHASKAFAIFRTGLNGAQVAGAALGGVLVSAFGPGWVLAIDSATFALTSLLAFAMQAEGKLRKREGMITELREGWTEFSSRRWLWTVTVQFGIVNALGVGAFTVLGAVASDRRLGGASDWGFILSCDAVGMILGGLLMVRLRPQRLLVSGVCGALLLALPLAAFAAGAPLLVICAAALLGGVGVEVFTVNWMTTLRQEIPHEKFSRIAAYEALCSFGLTPLGAAGAGPAADHLGLGRTLWFASGAIVVTTAMVLASADVRRVKRAPDDGTRGPGGPFGGPGGPGGPGGPGGPGGPGPGGPGRP, encoded by the coding sequence GTGAAGAAGTCGTGGTTCAGCCGCAACTACAAGTTGCAGATGGCGGGCGCGATCATCTCGGCACTGGGCACGTCCGCCGCGCCGGTCGCGATGGCGTTCGCGATCCTCGACACCGGCGGCTCGGGCACCGCCGTCGGCCTGGTGTCCGCGGCGGGCACGGTGCCCGCGGTGCTGTTCTTCGTGATCGGCGGCGTCGTGGCCGACCGCCTGCCGCGGCACCTCGTCATCGTCGCCACGAACGTGGTCAGCACGGTCGCGCAGGGGTTGTTCGCGCTGGTCGTGTTCCTCGATTCGATCAAGCTCTGGGAGCTGGTGGCGTTCTCCGCCGCCAACGGCCTCGCGATGGCGTTCCGCATGCCCGCCACCGAAGGCCTGCTGATGCGCAGCGTCGACCGGGAGCACGCCAGCAAGGCGTTCGCCATCTTCCGGACCGGCCTCAACGGCGCCCAGGTCGCCGGCGCGGCACTCGGCGGTGTGCTGGTGTCCGCCTTCGGCCCGGGCTGGGTGCTGGCGATCGACTCGGCGACGTTCGCCCTGACGTCGTTGCTCGCCTTCGCGATGCAGGCGGAGGGGAAGCTGCGCAAGCGGGAAGGCATGATCACCGAGCTGCGCGAAGGCTGGACGGAGTTCTCCAGCAGGCGCTGGCTGTGGACGGTGACGGTGCAGTTCGGCATCGTCAACGCCCTCGGCGTCGGCGCGTTCACGGTGCTCGGCGCGGTGGCATCGGACCGCCGGCTCGGCGGCGCGAGCGACTGGGGCTTCATCCTGTCGTGCGACGCGGTGGGCATGATCCTGGGCGGCTTGCTGATGGTCCGCCTCCGCCCGCAGCGGCTGCTGGTCTCGGGGGTCTGCGGAGCTCTGCTGCTGGCGTTGCCGCTCGCGGCTTTCGCGGCGGGAGCGCCGCTTCTGGTGATCTGCGCGGCCGCGCTGCTGGGTGGAGTCGGCGTGGAGGTGTTCACGGTCAACTGGATGACCACCCTCCGCCAGGAGATCCCCCACGAGAAGTTCTCCCGCATCGCGGCGTACGAGGCATTGTGTTCGTTCGGGCTGACGCCGCTCGGCGCGGCAGGCGCAGGCCCGGCGGCGGACCATCTGGGGCTCGGCCGGACGCTGTGGTTCGCGAGTGGCGCGATCGTGGTGACCACGGCGATGGTGCTGGCGAGTGCGGACGTGCGGAGGGTGAAGCGCGCGCCGGATGACGGGACGCGCGGGCCTGGGGGGCCGTTCGGTGGGCCTGGGGGACCGGGTGGGCCGGGCGGGCCCGGTGGCCCTGGTGGGCCTGGACCGGGCGGACCTGGCAGGCCTTGA
- a CDS encoding MarR family winged helix-turn-helix transcriptional regulator, translating to MRTTHALRRFAGQPYQQRGWSTSRVLLMLAVDEAGTPRMGELKDRLGVTGRSITSLVDGLEEEGLLKRVDDPGDRRSIRLEITAKGHEHLGEIKALHDAHAEVTFGILTDAERATLLDVLDRLRDHVAGRFPEPEK from the coding sequence ATGCGCACCACGCACGCATTGCGCCGCTTCGCCGGCCAGCCCTACCAGCAGCGCGGCTGGTCGACCTCGCGGGTGCTGCTGATGCTCGCCGTCGACGAGGCGGGTACTCCGCGGATGGGGGAGCTCAAGGACAGGCTCGGCGTCACCGGCCGCTCGATCACGTCGCTCGTCGACGGTCTGGAAGAGGAGGGACTGCTCAAGCGGGTCGACGATCCGGGCGACCGCCGGTCGATCCGGCTCGAGATCACTGCGAAGGGCCACGAGCACCTCGGGGAGATCAAGGCCCTGCACGACGCGCACGCCGAGGTGACCTTCGGCATCCTCACCGACGCCGAACGCGCCACCCTGCTCGACGTGCTCGACCGGCTGCGCGACCACGTCGCCGGCCGCTTTCCCGAGCCCGAAAAATAA
- a CDS encoding cytochrome P450, with protein MVESVEIKADLSDPEFLQNPYPALAALRRDSPVARVKTAFGFDAWLLTGYDLVRESLADPRLVRNVPGEVDPIRQGTPGGVAGRDFVPPSVLDTVDPPEHTRLRALVQPAFTSHRIDGLAGRIEAVVAPLVEELGGTPEWDVVPRIAYRLPLAVIGDILGTPRGDDVELVRITAGLLAEDTDGDRFRAHRIALHSLRDYLVDLIAQQRRRPGEDLTSKLVEAVPATDEVAGYELVSLLVNIVVAGYLTTGNVIGSGLAALLTHPGQLALLRGNRGYIPSAVEEFGRIEAPFTSVLAFAAEDLAYGEAAIERGDAVISSLTAANRDPARFADPDRFDITRPDHGQLAYSRGIHRCLGSHLARVEVAVFLRLLLDRFPVLELACAPEDLRWRAIGEIRGLRAVPVRTA; from the coding sequence ATGGTGGAATCCGTCGAAATCAAGGCCGATCTGTCCGATCCGGAATTCCTGCAGAACCCCTATCCCGCCCTCGCCGCGCTCCGGCGTGACTCCCCGGTCGCACGGGTGAAAACCGCGTTCGGGTTCGACGCGTGGCTGCTCACCGGGTACGACCTCGTCCGGGAGTCGCTCGCCGACCCGCGGCTGGTGCGGAACGTGCCGGGGGAGGTGGACCCGATCCGGCAGGGGACCCCGGGCGGCGTGGCCGGCCGGGACTTCGTGCCGCCCAGCGTTCTCGACACCGTCGACCCGCCGGAACACACGCGGCTGCGCGCGCTCGTCCAGCCTGCCTTCACCAGCCACCGGATCGACGGGCTCGCCGGCCGGATCGAGGCGGTGGTCGCGCCGCTCGTCGAAGAGCTCGGCGGGACGCCGGAATGGGACGTCGTCCCGCGGATCGCCTACCGCCTGCCGCTGGCCGTCATCGGGGACATCCTCGGCACGCCGCGCGGCGACGACGTCGAGCTGGTGCGGATCACCGCCGGCCTGCTCGCCGAGGACACCGACGGCGACAGGTTCCGCGCCCACCGCATCGCGTTGCACTCCTTGCGCGACTACCTCGTCGACCTCATCGCGCAACAGCGACGGCGACCCGGCGAAGACCTGACCAGCAAGCTCGTCGAAGCCGTGCCGGCGACGGACGAGGTCGCCGGGTACGAGCTGGTTTCCCTGCTGGTCAACATCGTCGTGGCCGGCTACCTGACCACGGGGAACGTGATCGGCAGCGGGCTGGCCGCCCTGCTGACCCACCCCGGCCAGCTCGCCCTGCTCCGCGGAAACCGCGGGTACATCCCTTCGGCGGTCGAGGAGTTCGGGCGCATCGAGGCGCCGTTCACCTCCGTGCTGGCCTTCGCCGCGGAAGACCTGGCCTACGGCGAAGCCGCGATCGAACGGGGTGACGCCGTGATCTCGTCGCTGACCGCGGCGAACCGGGACCCCGCGCGGTTCGCCGACCCCGACCGGTTCGACATCACGCGCCCCGACCACGGCCAGCTCGCCTACAGCCGCGGCATCCACCGCTGCCTCGGCAGCCACCTCGCGCGCGTCGAAGTCGCCGTCTTCCTCCGGTTGCTGCTCGACCGCTTCCCGGTGCTGGAACTGGCGTGCGCGCCGGAGGACCTGCGGTGGCGGGCCATCGGCGAGATCCGCGGGCTGCGGGCCGTGCCGGTCCGCACGGCCTGA
- a CDS encoding MbtH family protein, protein MGTNPFEDAAGSYFVLVNAVDEHALWPASVPVPAGWRIVAGPAGRQSALGHVERNWTGRPATVHARE, encoded by the coding sequence GTGGGAACCAACCCGTTCGAAGACGCGGCCGGAAGCTACTTCGTCCTGGTGAACGCCGTGGACGAGCACGCGCTGTGGCCGGCGTCCGTCCCGGTCCCGGCCGGCTGGCGGATCGTGGCCGGGCCGGCCGGACGGCAGTCCGCGCTCGGTCACGTCGAGCGGAACTGGACCGGTCGGCCGGCCACGGTCCACGCCCGGGAGTAG